In one Lolium rigidum isolate FL_2022 chromosome 3, APGP_CSIRO_Lrig_0.1, whole genome shotgun sequence genomic region, the following are encoded:
- the LOC124695973 gene encoding glucan endo-1,3-beta-glucosidase 8-like, whose amino-acid sequence MAAALRCVAVVVAVAAAAMGVEALGVNWGTMATRRLPPNVMGQLLKDNGFKKVKIFDADENTMMGLAGTGIETMIAVPNDMLAAVGDYGRAQEWVKKNVTKYDFDGGVNIKFVAIGNEPFLTAYNGTYNNVTVPALKNIQRALNEAGHGSVIKATVPVNADVYDSPASNPVPSAGKFRDDIVGIITDMVKFLNHSGAPFSVNIYPFLSLYGNDDFPIDYAFFDGAPPKPVIDNGINYTNVFDANFDTLVSALKKIGFGDLPVVIGEVGWPTDGDKHATVPYAQRFYAGLLKRLAARQGTPLRPHARIEVYLFGLMDEDAKSVDPGNFERHWGIFTFDGRPKFPLDLRGNGRPAMPAPARGVHYLPRRWCVLNPNASNTTALADNVGYACSRADCTVLGYGCSCGSLDATGNASYAFNVYYQAQGQVPSACDFQGLAMVTDKDVSQPPCNFSVQVAESNATAVTMTADAKSSAPSSVPARVAAAVLALGFVLPPSPPASRDRFARVGRDRSPAGAFSCHSPERASAILRGELQCRFTSLFSFTSSCDTQEKIRASLEMDTNTDGETEEDAPRFTPYTLRRQQLSGLVYF is encoded by the exons atggcggcggcgctgcgttgTGTTGCGGTGGTGGTCGCAGTCGCCGCGGCGGCGATGGGGGTGGAGGCGCTCGGGGTGAACTGGGGAACCATGGCGACGCGCCGGCTGCCGCCCAACGTGATGGGCCAGCTGCTCAAGGACAATGGGTTCAAGAAGGTGAAGATCTTCGACGCCGACGAGAACACCATGATGGGGCTCGCCGGCACCGGCATCGAGACCATGATCGCCGTGCCCAACGACATGCTCGCCGCCGTGGGCGACTACGGACGAGCCCAGGAGTGGGTCAAGAAGAACGTGACCAAGTACGACTTCGACGGCGGCGTCAACATCAA ATTTGTGGCGATTGGCAACGAGCCGTTCCTCACGGCGTACAATGGCACGTACAACAACGTCACCGTGCCAGCGCTCAAGAACATACAGCGCGCCCTCAACGAGGCCGGCCACGGGTCGGTGATCAAGGCGACAGTGCCGGTTAACGCCGACGTCTACGACTCGCCGGCCAGCAACCCTGTCCCCTCTGCGGGGAAGTTCCGCGACGACATCGTCGGCATCATCACCGACATGGTCAAGTTCCTCAACCACAGCGGCGCGCCATTCAGCGTCAACATCTACCCGTTCCTCAGCCTCTACGGCAACGACGACTTCCCGATCGACTACGCCTTCTTCGACGGCGCCCCGCCAAAGCCCGTCATCGACAATGGCATCAACTACACCAACGTGTTCGACGCCAACTTCGACACCCTCGTCTCGGCGCTCAAGAAGATCGGGTTCGGAGACCTGCCGGTCGTCATCGGCGAGGTCGGCTGGCCGACGGACGGCGACAAGCACGCCACCGTGCCCTACGCGCAGCGCTTCTACGCCGGGCTACTCAAGCGGCTGGCGGCGCGGCAGGGCACGCCGCTCCGGCCCCACGCACGGATCGAGGTGTACCTGTTCGGGCTCATGGACGAGGACGCAAAGAGCGTGGACCCGGGCAACTTCGAGCGCCACTGGGGCATCTTCACGTTCGACGGGAGGCCCAAGTTCCCGCTGGACCTGCGCGGCAATGGGCGGCCGGCCATGCCGGCCCCGGCCAGGGGCGTGCACTACCTGCCGCGGCGCTGGTGCGTGCTGAACCCGAACGCCAGCAACACGACGGCGCTCGCGGACAACGTCGGCTACGCCTGCTCGCGCGCCGACTGCACGGTGCTCGGTTACGGCTGCAGCTGCGGCTCACTGGACGCCACCGGGAACGCCTCCTACGCGTTCAACGTCTACTATCAGGCGCAGGGGCAGGTGCCGTCGGCGTGCGACTTCCAGGGGCTCGCCATGGTCACTGACAAGGACGTGTCGCAGCCCCCCTGCAACTTCAGCGTACAGGTCGCCGAGTCCAACGCGACGGCCGtgaccatgaccgcggacgccaaGTCCTCCGCCCCGTCCTCGGTGCCGGCGCgggtggccgccgccgtgctggcTTTGGGGTTCGTGTTG ccaccatcaccaccggccagCCGGGATAGGTTCGCCAGGGTCGGTCGGGATAGGTCTCCCGCCGGGGCCTTCAGCTGCCACTCGCCTGAGAGAGCAAGCGCGATCCTGCGCGGGGAACTGCAGTGCAGGTTCACATCGCTTTTTTCGTTCACATCGTCGTGCGACACGCAGGAGAAGATCAGGGCGTCGCTGGAGATGGACACTAACACGgacggggagacggaggaggatgcGCCGCGCTTCACACCCTACACGCTACGGCGCCAGCAACTatcaggccttgtttacttctag